The following are encoded together in the Methylorubrum sp. B1-46 genome:
- the pstB gene encoding phosphate ABC transporter ATP-binding protein PstB, producing the protein MSASPAIRSQFEGRSPADVKAPVRIAVKDLNFYYGSFHGLKDINLDFRDRQVTALIGPSGCGKSTLLRTFNRIYSLYPEQRAEGEILLDGQNVLDSKVDLNELRSRIGMVFQKPTPFPMSIYDNVAFGLRLYEKLPKSELDGRVEESLRKAALWDEVKDKLKQPGTGLSGGQQQRLCIARTVAQRPEVILFDEPTSALDPISTGRIEELIEQLRADFTIVIVTHNMQQAARISQFTAFMYLGELIEFDATTKIFMNPAKRQTQDYITGRFG; encoded by the coding sequence ATGAGCGCCTCCCCCGCGATCCGCAGCCAGTTCGAGGGCCGCAGCCCGGCCGACGTCAAGGCGCCCGTGCGCATCGCCGTGAAAGACCTGAACTTCTACTACGGCAGCTTTCACGGCCTGAAGGACATCAACCTCGATTTCCGCGACCGGCAGGTCACGGCGCTGATCGGCCCGTCCGGCTGCGGAAAATCGACGCTGCTGCGCACCTTCAACCGCATCTACAGCCTCTACCCGGAGCAGCGCGCCGAGGGTGAGATCCTGCTCGACGGGCAGAACGTCCTCGACTCCAAGGTCGATCTCAACGAGCTGCGCTCGCGCATCGGCATGGTGTTCCAGAAGCCGACGCCCTTCCCGATGTCGATCTACGACAACGTCGCTTTCGGCCTGCGCCTCTACGAGAAGCTGCCCAAGTCTGAGCTGGATGGCCGCGTCGAGGAATCGCTGCGCAAGGCCGCCCTGTGGGACGAGGTGAAGGACAAGCTCAAGCAGCCCGGCACCGGCCTGTCGGGCGGCCAGCAGCAGCGCCTGTGCATCGCCCGCACCGTGGCCCAGCGCCCCGAGGTGATTCTGTTCGACGAGCCGACCTCGGCTCTCGATCCGATCTCGACCGGCCGCATCGAGGAACTGATCGAGCAATTGCGGGCCGATTTCACGATCGTCATCGTGACCCACAACATGCAGCAGGCCGCACGCATCTCGCAGTTCACCGCCTTCATGTATCTCGGCGAGCTGATCGAGTTCGACGCCACCACGAAGATCTTCATGAACCCGGCCAAGCGGCAGACCCAGGACTACATCACCGGCCGCTTCGGTTAA
- the pstA gene encoding phosphate ABC transporter permease PstA — MDASNPVATAERTPIASRVRPGRRVADRVLILASTIATLLGIIVLGSILLMLIVEGVKGFSPALFTAPTPGPGSEGGGIANAILGSLIMTFLGILIATPIGLMAGTYLAEYGRTSKLADIIRFLNDVLLSAPSILIGLFVYTLMVRPMGTYSGWAGAVALAIIATPVIVRTTEDMLRLVPGQMREAGAALGAPRSLVIRAVTWRAASAGIVTGIILALARIAGETAPLLFTALNNNSWFNTNLLGGVPNLPVMIYQFALSPYPNWQSLAWSGALLITVTILALSVVARFVIKDQRPR; from the coding sequence ATGGACGCCAGCAACCCCGTCGCGACGGCCGAGCGCACGCCGATCGCCAGCCGCGTGCGCCCCGGCCGCCGGGTCGCCGACCGCGTGCTGATCCTCGCCAGCACGATCGCAACCCTGCTCGGCATCATCGTCCTCGGCTCGATCCTGCTCATGCTGATCGTCGAGGGTGTGAAGGGCTTCTCGCCCGCCCTGTTCACGGCGCCGACGCCGGGCCCCGGCTCCGAGGGCGGCGGCATCGCCAACGCCATCCTCGGCAGCCTCATCATGACGTTCCTGGGCATCCTCATCGCCACGCCGATCGGGCTGATGGCCGGCACGTATCTCGCCGAGTACGGCCGGACCTCGAAGCTCGCCGACATCATCCGCTTCCTCAACGACGTGCTGCTCTCGGCGCCCTCGATCCTGATCGGCCTGTTCGTCTACACGCTGATGGTCCGGCCGATGGGCACCTATTCCGGCTGGGCCGGCGCGGTGGCGCTTGCCATCATCGCCACGCCGGTGATCGTGCGCACCACCGAGGACATGCTGCGCCTCGTGCCCGGCCAGATGCGCGAGGCCGGCGCGGCGCTCGGCGCCCCGCGCTCCCTCGTCATCCGTGCGGTGACCTGGCGCGCGGCGAGCGCGGGCATCGTCACCGGCATCATCCTGGCGCTCGCCCGCATCGCCGGCGAGACCGCGCCGCTGCTGTTCACGGCGCTGAACAACAACAGTTGGTTCAACACCAACCTGCTCGGCGGCGTGCCGAACCTGCCGGTGATGATCTACCAGTTCGCCCTCTCGCCCTACCCGAACTGGCAGAGCCTCGCTTGGTCGGGGGCGCTCCTCATCACCGTCACCATCCTTGCCCTGTCGGTGGTGGCCCGCTTCGTGATCAAGGACCAGCGGCCGCGCTGA
- the pstS gene encoding phosphate ABC transporter substrate-binding protein PstS: MKPFAYALAVGLAAAQLATSALAADITGAGATFPFPVYSKWAEAYRKETGTGLNYQSIGSGGGIKQIQAKTVDFGATDAPLKPAQLEKDGLIQFPTVMGGVVPVVNIAGLEPGKLKLTGEIVAEIYAGKILKWSDPKITKLNEGLKLPEANITPVYRSDASGTTNIFTTYLSAVSEPWKKEFGAATTVSWPVGQGGKGNEGVTATVKQVPNSIGYVESAYAKQNKLAYALIENKAGKFPQPDDKAFQAAAASADWKSTPGFGIALTNQAGEDAWPITAATFILVYKEPADAAKAADVLKFFDWAYKSGDKLASELDYVPLPDNVVGLIHEEWKAVKGKDGKPVFAGH; this comes from the coding sequence GTGAAACCCTTCGCTTACGCCTTGGCGGTCGGCCTCGCTGCCGCTCAGCTCGCGACCTCGGCCCTGGCTGCCGACATCACCGGCGCCGGCGCCACCTTCCCCTTCCCCGTCTATTCGAAGTGGGCCGAAGCCTACCGTAAGGAGACCGGCACCGGCCTCAACTATCAGTCGATCGGCTCGGGCGGCGGCATCAAGCAGATCCAGGCCAAGACCGTCGATTTCGGCGCGACCGACGCGCCCCTCAAGCCGGCCCAGCTCGAGAAGGACGGTCTCATTCAGTTCCCCACCGTGATGGGTGGCGTCGTTCCGGTCGTCAACATCGCCGGTCTCGAGCCCGGTAAGCTCAAACTGACTGGCGAGATCGTCGCCGAGATCTACGCCGGCAAAATCCTGAAGTGGTCCGACCCGAAGATCACCAAGCTCAACGAGGGCCTGAAGCTGCCCGAGGCGAACATCACTCCGGTCTACCGCTCGGACGCCTCCGGCACGACCAACATCTTCACCACCTATCTCTCCGCGGTGTCCGAGCCCTGGAAAAAAGAATTCGGCGCCGCCACCACCGTGAGCTGGCCGGTCGGCCAGGGCGGCAAGGGCAACGAGGGCGTCACCGCCACCGTCAAGCAGGTTCCGAACTCGATCGGATACGTCGAGTCGGCCTACGCCAAGCAGAACAAGCTCGCCTACGCTCTGATCGAGAACAAGGCCGGCAAGTTCCCGCAGCCTGACGACAAGGCCTTCCAGGCTGCCGCCGCCAGCGCCGACTGGAAGTCGACCCCCGGCTTCGGCATCGCCCTGACCAACCAAGCCGGTGAGGATGCTTGGCCGATCACCGCCGCGACCTTCATCCTCGTCTACAAGGAGCCGGCCGACGCGGCCAAGGCCGCCGACGTACTGAAGTTCTTCGACTGGGCCTACAAGAGCGGCGACAAGCTCGCGAGCGAACTCGATTACGTGCCGCTCCCCGACAACGTCGTCGGCCTCATCCACGAGGAGTGGAAGGCGGTGAAGGGCAAGGACGGCAAGCCCGTCTTCGCCGGTCACTAA
- a CDS encoding GcrA family cell cycle regulator, producing MTEAVPSWTDERVELLRRLWDDGLSASQIALQLGGVSRNAVIGKVHRLGLAGRVKPVGPAAAQGRRRDDLAAEVEIEAVLVEEPTLPEPPAIVAHRPAPNFPLPPTPAPEPVALAVSERVTIMDLRDSMCRWPMGDPTSPEFRFCGARAITGLPYCTQHAQVAYQPAAERKRDRRVAGFR from the coding sequence ATGACGGAAGCGGTCCCGAGCTGGACGGATGAACGCGTCGAGCTGCTTCGCCGCCTGTGGGACGATGGCTTGAGCGCGAGCCAGATCGCCCTTCAGCTCGGCGGCGTCTCCCGCAACGCCGTCATCGGCAAGGTCCATCGCCTCGGGCTCGCGGGTCGCGTCAAACCGGTCGGTCCGGCTGCGGCGCAGGGGCGTCGCAGGGATGACTTGGCCGCCGAGGTCGAGATCGAGGCGGTTCTCGTTGAGGAGCCGACGCTGCCGGAGCCGCCGGCGATCGTGGCCCATCGTCCTGCACCGAACTTCCCGCTGCCGCCGACACCGGCTCCGGAGCCCGTGGCGCTCGCGGTCTCCGAGCGCGTTACGATCATGGATCTGCGCGACTCCATGTGCCGCTGGCCGATGGGCGATCCGACGTCGCCGGAATTCCGCTTCTGCGGCGCCCGCGCCATCACGGGCCTGCCCTACTGCACCCAACACGCCCAGGTCGCCTATCAGCCGGCTGCCGAGCGTAAGCGCGACCGACGCGTCGCCGGCTTCCGCTAA
- a CDS encoding PilZ domain-containing protein, whose product MSDHSEFRLDQAPIAGGAGLIAVDEHTSIGCWVHGISARDIEITVPDTSLIPDVFMLTSSPLDPLKVCRTLWRTDETIGARFR is encoded by the coding sequence ATGTCCGATCATTCAGAATTCCGGCTCGACCAAGCACCGATAGCCGGTGGGGCCGGCCTGATCGCGGTTGATGAACACACCTCGATCGGTTGCTGGGTGCACGGCATTTCGGCGCGGGATATCGAGATCACCGTTCCAGACACGTCGCTGATCCCCGACGTGTTCATGCTGACCTCCTCGCCCCTCGATCCCCTCAAGGTATGCCGCACCCTGTGGCGGACGGACGAGACGATCGGCGCGCGATTTCGCTAG
- the phoB gene encoding phosphate regulon transcriptional regulator PhoB → MTSARILIVEDEESLTTLLRYNLEAEGFAVDVAIRGEEADLRLHEMTPDLVLLDWMVPGLSGIELCRRIRARRETERLPVIMLTARGEEADRVRGLSTGADDYVVKPFSVPELLARVRALLRRSKPAHVADMLVAGDIELDRVSHRIRRQGREIHLGPTEFKLLEYLMQSPGRVFSREQLLDGVWGHDVYIDERTVDVHVGRLRKAINRPRQSDPIRTVRGSGYSFDEMFAGAE, encoded by the coding sequence ATGACGAGTGCGCGCATCCTGATCGTCGAGGACGAGGAATCGCTGACGACCCTGCTGCGCTACAACCTCGAAGCGGAGGGCTTCGCGGTCGACGTCGCGATCCGCGGCGAAGAGGCGGACCTGCGCCTGCACGAGATGACGCCCGATCTCGTCTTGCTCGACTGGATGGTGCCGGGGCTCTCGGGGATCGAGCTGTGCCGCCGCATCCGGGCCCGGCGCGAGACGGAGCGGCTGCCCGTCATCATGCTGACCGCCCGCGGCGAAGAGGCGGACCGCGTGCGCGGCCTCTCCACGGGGGCCGACGATTACGTCGTCAAGCCGTTCTCGGTGCCGGAGCTGCTCGCTCGCGTGCGCGCCCTGTTGCGCCGGTCCAAGCCCGCCCACGTCGCCGACATGCTGGTGGCCGGGGACATCGAACTCGACCGCGTCAGCCACCGCATCCGCCGCCAGGGCCGCGAGATCCATCTCGGGCCCACGGAGTTCAAGCTGCTCGAATATCTGATGCAGAGCCCCGGCCGGGTTTTCTCGCGCGAGCAGCTGCTCGACGGGGTGTGGGGCCACGACGTCTACATCGACGAGCGCACGGTGGACGTCCATGTCGGCCGCCTGCGCAAGGCGATCAACCGCCCGCGCCAGAGCGATCCGATCCGGACCGTGCGCGGCTCCGGCTACTCGTTCGATGAGATGTTTGCCGGAGCCGAGTGA
- the phoU gene encoding phosphate signaling complex protein PhoU, protein MAEHIVSSYDTDLENLRRSIAEMGGVAEKMMTDATDALVRRDTTLAQAVIVADKRLDLLQREIEERSVLLIARRQPLAIDLRETISGIRVSGDLERIGDLAKNIAKRVVAISDQAQPQKIVLGVQHMSDLVQEQLKDVLDAYASRDVAAAHEVWQRDSAIDALYNSLFRELLTYMMEDPRNISFCTHLLFCAKNVERIGDHTTNVAETIEYLVTGETPTAERPKNDASNYATVTPSA, encoded by the coding sequence ATGGCCGAGCACATCGTCTCCTCCTACGACACCGACCTTGAAAACCTGCGCCGCTCCATCGCCGAGATGGGCGGCGTGGCCGAGAAGATGATGACCGATGCCACCGATGCCCTGGTGCGTCGGGACACGACGCTCGCCCAGGCGGTGATCGTCGCCGACAAGCGCCTCGACCTGCTGCAGCGGGAAATCGAGGAGCGCTCGGTTCTCCTCATCGCCCGGCGCCAGCCGCTGGCCATCGACCTGCGCGAGACGATCTCCGGCATCCGCGTTTCCGGTGACCTCGAGCGGATCGGTGATCTGGCCAAGAACATCGCCAAGCGCGTCGTGGCAATCAGCGATCAGGCGCAGCCGCAGAAGATCGTGCTCGGCGTCCAGCACATGAGCGACCTCGTGCAGGAACAGCTCAAGGACGTGCTCGACGCTTATGCCAGCCGCGACGTGGCCGCCGCCCACGAGGTATGGCAGCGCGACAGTGCCATCGACGCGCTGTACAACTCACTGTTCCGCGAACTCCTGACCTACATGATGGAGGATCCGCGCAACATCTCGTTCTGTACCCACCTCCTGTTCTGCGCCAAGAACGTGGAGCGCATCGGCGATCACACTACCAACGTGGCAGAGACGATCGAGTACCTCGTCACCGGCGAGACGCCGACGGCTGAGCGGCCCAAGAACGACGCTTCGAACTACGCGACGGTGACGCCGAGCGCCTGA
- a CDS encoding cell envelope integrity EipB family protein produces MRLRLAPALFLLAALPGTASAAGPAAPVPDETAIRLTNHRAVYDLSLARSTGTRAVEGVRGRIVIDFSGDACRGYTMQTRQVTMIDSGESGDRTSDLRSTTFENGDGKSFRFRTTTLLNNAPSPAVDGTAEAGDALKVKLKEPKRDQFQTDAAVMFPIHHMIRLIQAAKAGETTVAAKVFDGSDDGRKVYDTLAIIGRPSAAPASDTERDKPLREGDHASMRRWPVTLSYFTPGEGERTPIYTLTFDLYEDGVSGRLNLDYGDFAINGTMSRLDLAKADAKSGTDCKK; encoded by the coding sequence ATGCGACTGCGCCTCGCGCCGGCCCTGTTTCTTCTCGCCGCGTTGCCCGGCACCGCTTCGGCTGCCGGACCGGCCGCGCCGGTTCCGGATGAGACGGCGATCCGGCTGACCAACCACCGGGCGGTCTACGATCTGTCGCTGGCGCGTTCCACCGGCACGCGGGCGGTCGAGGGTGTGCGCGGACGCATCGTCATCGATTTCTCGGGTGATGCCTGCCGCGGCTACACCATGCAGACGCGGCAGGTGACGATGATCGATTCCGGCGAGTCGGGCGATCGCACCTCGGATCTGCGCAGCACGACCTTTGAGAACGGCGACGGCAAGAGCTTCCGCTTCCGCACCACGACCCTCCTCAACAACGCGCCGTCGCCGGCCGTGGACGGGACGGCGGAGGCGGGCGACGCCCTTAAGGTAAAGCTCAAGGAGCCCAAGCGCGACCAGTTCCAGACGGACGCCGCGGTGATGTTCCCGATCCACCACATGATCCGCCTGATTCAGGCGGCCAAGGCGGGCGAGACCACCGTCGCGGCCAAGGTTTTCGACGGCTCGGACGATGGACGCAAGGTCTACGACACGCTGGCGATCATCGGCCGCCCGAGCGCGGCGCCAGCTTCCGATACCGAGCGCGACAAGCCCCTGCGCGAGGGCGACCACGCCAGCATGCGGCGCTGGCCGGTGACCTTGAGCTACTTTACCCCCGGCGAGGGTGAGCGGACGCCGATCTATACCCTCACCTTCGACCTCTACGAGGACGGCGTCAGCGGGCGGTTGAACCTCGATTACGGGGACTTCGCCATCAACGGCACCATGAGTCGCCTCGACCTCGCCAAGGCGGACGCGAAATCCGGGACCGACTGCAAGAAGTAG
- the pstC gene encoding phosphate ABC transporter permease subunit PstC: protein MTALTQTLAVDRQTAVARTAPSKSADRLFQGVAYASALLVLLVLAGILGSIIYGAWPAFSEFGFGFLTSSAWNIGTEQFGALPAVVGTVAAAMLALIIGVPISLGIAVYLTQLCPGWARKPVAMTIELLASVPSIIYGMWGLFVFAPLFARFVQVPVSNVVEGMPILGTILYARIPSGVGVLTAGIILAIMIVPFVASITRDMLDQIPTVLRESAYGIGCTTWEVVRHVLVPQASVSIIGAIMLGLGRALGETMAVTFVIGNANRLSASIFDPGSTIASRIANEFNEADGLQLSSLMALGCLLFIITFFVLIIARLLVRRAKVA, encoded by the coding sequence ATGACCGCCTTGACCCAGACCCTCGCCGTCGACCGCCAGACCGCGGTGGCCCGCACCGCTCCGAGCAAGAGCGCCGACCGCCTCTTCCAAGGAGTCGCCTACGCCTCCGCCCTGCTCGTGCTCCTGGTGCTCGCCGGCATTCTCGGCTCGATCATCTACGGTGCCTGGCCGGCCTTCTCGGAATTCGGCTTCGGCTTTCTCACCTCCAGCGCCTGGAACATCGGCACCGAGCAGTTCGGCGCGCTGCCAGCCGTGGTGGGCACGGTCGCCGCCGCGATGCTGGCGCTGATCATCGGCGTGCCGATCTCGCTCGGCATCGCGGTCTACCTCACGCAGCTCTGCCCCGGCTGGGCGCGCAAGCCGGTCGCCATGACCATCGAGCTGCTCGCCTCGGTGCCCAGCATCATCTACGGCATGTGGGGCCTGTTCGTCTTCGCCCCGCTCTTCGCCCGCTTCGTCCAGGTGCCGGTCTCGAACGTCGTCGAGGGCATGCCGATCCTCGGCACCATCCTGTACGCCCGCATCCCCTCGGGCGTCGGCGTGCTCACCGCCGGCATCATCCTCGCCATCATGATCGTGCCCTTCGTCGCCTCGATCACCCGCGACATGCTCGATCAGATCCCGACCGTGCTGCGCGAGAGCGCCTACGGCATCGGCTGCACCACCTGGGAGGTCGTGCGCCACGTTCTGGTGCCGCAGGCCTCGGTCTCGATCATCGGCGCGATCATGCTCGGCCTCGGCCGCGCGCTGGGCGAGACCATGGCGGTCACCTTCGTGATCGGCAACGCCAACCGCCTCTCCGCCTCGATCTTCGATCCGGGCTCGACCATCGCCTCGCGCATCGCCAACGAGTTCAACGAGGCCGACGGGCTTCAGCTCTCGTCGCTGATGGCGCTCGGCTGCCTGCTCTTCATCATCACCTTCTTCGTGCTGATCATCGCCCGTCTGCTGGTGCGGCGCGCCAAGGTCGCCTGA